The following are encoded together in the Zingiber officinale cultivar Zhangliang chromosome 8A, Zo_v1.1, whole genome shotgun sequence genome:
- the LOC122011308 gene encoding transcription termination factor MTERF8, chloroplastic-like, which translates to MLRFPVRHRFLPPSTLLRRVLFSNGTSASSGATASLDPHFLVEYLMNTCGFSADVASKVSKSLPRSQSTEKADAVLGFFRSQGLDDTNLRRILAWKPGLLGWDVETNLAPKFKLLREMGLSESDIIVIVRRHPIVIGSNSENTLLPRFKVWESLLGSKEMLLKHLRRCGWFFSSNIENVVRPNINFLRDECGIPEDRVSLVIKRQPSFITQNPDALRALVDRTAGFGVPRESIMFIWVLNALYRVSREKFEAHVKLMNRFGWSNSEFVAAIQKHPTFLLLSTEALQRKMEFLIKIVGSTPSDIAKHPMVLELSLEKRLIPRFHVMEILKSEGLWTSRYKLHTFFISPGPKFLQKYVLPYKDKLPKLLEVLSIVPEFKGNNPEC; encoded by the coding sequence ATGCTTCGCTTTCCCGTCCGCCACCGTTTTCTTCCTCCGTCTACGCTACTCCGTCGCGTCCTCTTCTCCAACGGCACTTCCGCCTCCTCAGGCGCCACTGCTTCTCTGGATCCCCACTTCCTGGTCGAGTACCTCATGAATACATGCGGGTTCTCCGCCGACGTTGCTTCCAAGGTCTCTAAGTCGCTCCCTCGTAGTCAGTCCACCGAGAAGGCCGACGCCGTTCTTGGATTCTTCAGATCTCAGGGCCTTGATGATACTAATCTGAGAAGGATACTAGCTTGGAAACCAGGATTGCTCGGCTGGGATGTGGAGACGAACCTCGCCCCAAAGTTTAAACTTTTGCGCGAAATGGGATTATCTGAGTCCGACATCATCGTTATCGTTCGGCGGCACCCTATAGTTATTGGCTCCAACAGCGAGAACACGCTTCTCCCCCGATTTAAGGTTTGGGAAAGTTTATTGGGATCGAAGGAGATGCTTCTCAAGCATCTCCGGAGGTGTGGATGGTTTTTTAGCAGCAACATTGAGAATGTAGTGCGCCCCAACATTAACTTCTTACGGGATGAATGTGGTATTCCTGAAGACCGCGTTTCTCTTGTCATTAAAAGGCAACCCAGCTTCATCACCCAGAACCCAGATGCCCTCCGGGCTCTGGTAGATAGAACTGCCGGTTTTGGAGTTCCCCGAGAATCTATTATGTTCATCTGGGTCCTGAATGCGCTGTACAGGGTCAGCAGGGAAAAATTTGAGGCCCATGTCAAGCTCATGAACAGATTTGGTTGGTCGAACTCGGAATTCGTTGCTGCAATCCAGAAACATCCAACTTTTTTATTGCTTTCCACTGAGGCATTACAGAGAAAGATGGAATTTTTAATCAAGATTGTTGGAAGCACACCTTCAGACATTGCTAAGCATCCAATGGTTTTAGAATTGAGTTTGGAAAAGAGGTTAATTCCTCGATTTCATGTGATGGAGATATTAAAATCTGAAGGGTTGTGGACTTCACGGTACAAACTACATACATTTTTCATATCACCGGGACCAAAATTTTTGCAGAAGTATGTGCTCCCTTACAAAGATAAATTACCCAAACTGCTTGAAGTCTTGTCAATTGTACCTGAGTTCAAAGGGAACAATCCAGAATGCTAA